A single window of Hyla sarda isolate aHylSar1 chromosome 2, aHylSar1.hap1, whole genome shotgun sequence DNA harbors:
- the LOC130356466 gene encoding uncharacterized protein LOC130356466 has product MEGYLAGSLNLHKWAADAADVFSEQESDKGDNDTVSLKSLFRELYEIYKDNLKSFWEVQSLEHYLKNNIVPKGLRVNILPAERSRTDNLLKKWEQEALASSFRFMNILLDEERIALDNSSKRLKESIDAILRFKTDPEFTRREAVLESLVDKFYTLLKNRKHKQFIRDLSEFREKRAFVFQEKTVGEYPLTEASTSDLESSDSERRGDFVRPFPSPQGCYISRRIFK; this is encoded by the coding sequence ATGGAAGGCTATCTCGCAGGGTCTTTAAATTTACATAAATGGGCggctgatgctgctgatgtcttTTCTGAACAAGAGAGTGATAAGGGTGACAATGATACCGTATCTCTAAAATCATTATTTAGGGAGTTATATGAAATATATAAAGATAATCTCAAATCATTTTGGGAAGTACAGTCACTAGAACACTATCTAAAAAACAATATTGTTCCAAAAGGGTTAAGGGTCAATATCTTACCTGCGGAGAGATCACGAACTGATAATTTGTTAAAAAAGTGGGAACAAGAAGCTCTAGCAAGCTCCTTCCGTTTCATGAATATCCTCTTGGATGAGGAACGAATCGCTCTTGATAATTCAAGTAAGCGTCTAAAAGAATCTATTGACGCTATTTTGAGGTTCAAGACAGATCCGGAATTTACTCGTAGGGAAGCTGTATTGGAGAGCCTAGTTGATAAATTCTATACCTTATTGAAAAATCGTAAACATAAACAGTTTATACGTGATCTCTCTGAATTTCGTGAAAAAAGAGCTTTTGTCTTTCAGGAAAAGACAGTAGGGGAATATCCTCTAACGGAGGCATCAACATCGGATCTAGAATCATCTGATTCTGAAAGAAGGGGTGATTTTGTACGGCCTTTTCCCTCTCCACAAG